In Kitasatospora viridis, the following are encoded in one genomic region:
- a CDS encoding S9 family peptidase has product MPHPAPRPVPGSPDLLTAELVVDLATPGAPAISPDGRLVAYGVATNSGDSTLWVAAADGSAAPRRLADGAAPKWAPDSAALYFTSDHAERGTAQLQRILLDRGAAESLTSWRGGISDHYPLADGRTVALLAEDEPSAEDARRAAEGDDAKVWRQHLPVTRLRLLDLATGMVRTVNGLGDRHVVEVAERPDGGPLAVLSWATPELDPGVTTARLHLVVPGTGAVQDLGPVGFEAHSPVWWKHDADWRLAHLAVTPGHLVGGLAVIDTVPPASGPVAEQRSLTVGMSVCPAELVQVADGPPLALFADGLDTALYRLDPQSLRFHQLSCAPGMLAGLTVSHSAQTVAVLASTAHEPKNVHAGPANGPLRQLSDTSPELGKIRWGVQERLGYQACDGLQLDGLLILPVGRTREEGPFPLVTLVHGGPYFRHADELTLSPVDCGQWLAAAGYAVFLANPRGGSGHGHEFAAVVAGEVGGDEWTDVLSGIDLLVAEGVADPERLGISGWSHGGFMAAWAIGRTRRFKAAVMGAGISDWGMQAGTGDWGVMDAVLGGGTGWKGPGPHLHDRNSPISYASRIRTPVLILHGEEDTNVPLGQAVHFHRALRRFGVEHEFVVYPREGHGLQERAHQLDALRRIRAWCDRWL; this is encoded by the coding sequence ATGCCGCACCCTGCACCGCGACCGGTTCCCGGCTCGCCCGACCTGCTCACCGCCGAGCTGGTGGTGGACCTGGCCACCCCCGGGGCACCGGCCATCTCGCCGGACGGTCGCCTGGTCGCCTACGGCGTGGCCACGAACAGCGGGGACAGCACGCTCTGGGTCGCCGCCGCCGATGGCAGTGCGGCCCCGCGCCGGCTGGCCGACGGCGCCGCCCCGAAATGGGCACCGGACTCGGCCGCGCTGTACTTCACCTCCGACCACGCGGAGCGGGGCACCGCCCAACTCCAGCGGATCCTCCTGGACCGCGGCGCGGCAGAGTCCCTGACCAGCTGGCGCGGCGGCATCAGCGACCACTACCCGCTCGCCGACGGCCGCACCGTCGCGCTGCTCGCCGAGGACGAGCCCAGCGCGGAGGACGCGCGCCGGGCGGCCGAGGGGGACGACGCGAAGGTCTGGAGGCAGCATCTCCCGGTCACCCGGCTGCGGCTGCTCGACCTCGCGACCGGCATGGTGCGGACCGTGAACGGCCTCGGGGACCGTCACGTCGTGGAGGTGGCCGAGCGTCCGGACGGCGGGCCGCTGGCCGTGCTGAGCTGGGCGACCCCCGAGCTGGATCCCGGGGTCACGACGGCACGACTGCATCTGGTCGTCCCGGGGACGGGAGCCGTCCAGGACCTGGGCCCGGTCGGATTCGAGGCCCACTCCCCGGTCTGGTGGAAGCACGACGCCGACTGGCGCCTGGCCCATCTGGCGGTGACCCCTGGGCACTTGGTGGGCGGGCTCGCCGTGATCGACACGGTCCCGCCGGCCAGCGGTCCGGTCGCCGAGCAGCGCAGTCTCACGGTCGGCATGTCCGTCTGCCCCGCCGAGCTGGTGCAGGTCGCGGACGGGCCGCCGCTGGCGCTGTTCGCCGACGGGCTGGACACCGCGCTGTACCGGCTCGATCCCCAGTCGCTGCGGTTCCATCAACTGTCCTGCGCGCCCGGCATGCTGGCCGGGCTGACGGTGAGTCACTCCGCGCAGACCGTCGCCGTGCTGGCGAGCACCGCGCACGAGCCCAAGAACGTCCACGCGGGCCCCGCGAACGGACCGCTGCGCCAACTCAGCGACACCAGTCCCGAACTGGGCAAGATCCGCTGGGGTGTCCAGGAACGGCTCGGCTACCAGGCGTGCGACGGGCTCCAGTTGGACGGCCTGCTGATCCTCCCCGTCGGCCGGACTCGGGAGGAGGGTCCGTTCCCGCTCGTCACCCTGGTGCACGGCGGCCCGTACTTCCGCCATGCCGACGAGTTGACGCTCAGTCCGGTCGACTGCGGCCAGTGGCTGGCGGCCGCCGGGTACGCGGTCTTCCTGGCCAATCCCCGGGGCGGGTCGGGCCACGGCCATGAGTTCGCGGCCGTGGTGGCGGGCGAGGTGGGCGGCGACGAGTGGACCGACGTGCTCTCCGGGATCGACCTGCTGGTCGCCGAGGGCGTCGCCGATCCCGAACGCCTGGGCATCTCCGGCTGGAGCCACGGCGGGTTCATGGCGGCCTGGGCCATCGGCCGGACCAGGCGGTTCAAGGCGGCCGTCATGGGCGCCGGCATCAGCGACTGGGGCATGCAGGCCGGGACGGGCGACTGGGGGGTCATGGACGCGGTGCTCGGCGGCGGCACCGGCTGGAAGGGGCCGGGGCCGCACCTCCACGACCGGAACAGCCCGATCTCCTACGCGTCCCGGATCCGCACTCCGGTGCTGATCCTGCACGGCGAGGAGGACACCAACGTCCCGCTCGGCCAGGCGGTCCACTTCCATCGCGCGCTGCGCCGCTTCGGCGTCGAGCACGAGTTCGTCGTCTACCCCCGGGAGGGCCACGGGCTGCAGGAGCGCGCCCACCAACTCGACGCCCTCCGGCGGATCCGCGCCTGGTGCGACCGCTGGCTGTAG
- a CDS encoding SUKH-4 family immunity protein, which translates to MIRDLPPLPLPEYVVVRIGCSPEVPAEIAADLRQFGVPAGLIGYEYRSLAEATVLSGIDGSRVVVFGTSGLFGLVAIDVTSRRIVHIPAPESSTVNHVNRDLGAFHRCVAAAIARFPFYEEGEEDRGDEAADDLRELLATLDDTALAHNGLWETLCDDIAMGDYANWQG; encoded by the coding sequence GTGATTCGAGACCTGCCGCCGTTGCCGTTGCCCGAGTACGTCGTGGTCCGTATCGGCTGCTCACCCGAGGTGCCTGCCGAGATCGCCGCCGATCTGCGGCAGTTCGGCGTACCGGCAGGGCTGATCGGCTACGAGTACCGGTCACTGGCCGAGGCGACAGTCCTCAGCGGGATCGACGGGAGCAGGGTGGTCGTCTTCGGGACCAGCGGCCTGTTCGGACTCGTCGCCATCGATGTGACTTCGCGCCGCATCGTGCACATCCCCGCACCCGAGTCTTCGACCGTCAATCACGTCAACAGGGACCTCGGAGCCTTCCACCGGTGCGTCGCGGCCGCCATCGCCCGCTTCCCGTTCTATGAGGAAGGCGAGGAGGACAGAGGCGACGAGGCGGCGGACGACCTTCGCGAACTCCTCGCCACCCTCGATGACACGGCACTCGCGCACAACGGGCTGTGGGAGACCCTGTGTGACGACATTGCGATGGGCGACTACGCGAACTGGCAGGGGTGA
- a CDS encoding AAA family ATPase, with product MQELASAVVVVTGVMASGKSTVAQLLAERLPRSVHLRGDGFRRMIVSGREEFTPQPTAEATAQLQLRYQASAMVADLYAQAGWTVVVQDVVLGEHLVTYLDAVTTRPLYLVVLAPTPEAVAAREDGRPKSGYGGPWTVDLLDDGLRRGTPPLGLWLDTSHQTPGQTVEQILANLAAARIVG from the coding sequence ATGCAGGAGCTCGCATCCGCGGTTGTGGTCGTGACGGGTGTCATGGCGTCCGGGAAGTCCACCGTTGCCCAGCTGTTGGCCGAGCGGCTCCCGCGCTCCGTGCACCTGCGGGGCGACGGCTTCCGGCGGATGATCGTGTCCGGTCGCGAGGAGTTCACGCCGCAGCCGACCGCTGAGGCGACTGCGCAACTGCAACTGCGCTACCAGGCCTCTGCCATGGTCGCGGACCTGTACGCACAGGCCGGATGGACGGTCGTCGTCCAGGACGTCGTCCTCGGCGAACACCTCGTCACCTACCTCGACGCCGTGACGACCAGGCCCCTGTACCTGGTCGTCCTCGCGCCCACGCCCGAAGCGGTCGCGGCGCGCGAGGACGGTCGACCCAAGAGCGGCTACGGCGGCCCCTGGACAGTCGACCTCCTCGACGACGGCCTCCGCCGGGGCACCCCGCCCCTCGGGCTCTGGCTGGACACCTCGCACCAGACACCCGGCCAGACCGTGGAGCAGATCCTCGCCAACCTGGCCGCCGCCCGCATCGTCGGCTGA
- a CDS encoding DUF4232 domain-containing protein, producing the protein MLVSVPALLAGLSLTACGADSTAGPAKAAAPAPVSSAPVPAAPIAAQPAAPAAASSASPTGSTGSTGARQANCLTRNLKWTVTLLADAAPDTKDPANAELVAVNSGAQSCVLAGYPTLEFHVGKGPQAVGAGKGNPAPLTLAPGKQAVLALHYSEFNGKGPDSANCVSVTADSADVTAPGDNTAGRAPVVDQHGKPAQITICGDHVLMGAPVAR; encoded by the coding sequence ATGTTGGTCTCCGTTCCCGCCCTGCTCGCCGGCCTCAGCCTGACGGCCTGCGGCGCCGACAGCACGGCCGGCCCGGCGAAGGCCGCCGCGCCCGCGCCGGTTTCTTCGGCGCCGGTGCCCGCCGCGCCGATCGCGGCCCAACCTGCCGCTCCGGCAGCCGCCTCGTCCGCCAGTCCGACCGGATCCACCGGATCCACCGGTGCGCGGCAGGCCAACTGCCTGACCCGGAACCTGAAGTGGACGGTCACCCTGCTCGCCGACGCGGCCCCCGACACCAAGGACCCGGCGAACGCCGAGCTCGTCGCCGTCAACTCGGGCGCGCAGAGCTGCGTCCTGGCCGGCTACCCGACCCTCGAATTCCACGTGGGCAAGGGCCCGCAGGCCGTCGGGGCCGGCAAGGGCAACCCCGCACCGCTGACCCTCGCCCCAGGCAAGCAGGCGGTACTCGCCCTCCACTACTCCGAGTTCAACGGCAAGGGCCCCGACAGCGCCAACTGCGTCTCCGTCACCGCCGACTCCGCCGACGTGACCGCACCGGGCGACAACACCGCAGGCCGCGCCCCGGTCGTGGACCAGCACGGCAAGCCGGCGCAGATCACCATCTGCGGCGACCACGTGCTGATGGGCGCGCCGGTCGCCCGGTAG
- a CDS encoding protein kinase family protein, with product MSRGARLAAHCAVSTALALRSDLELRDLLDAAEPMGSGIGGTSALLDIGGTPVFVKRIPLSDLERQPENVRSTANLFGLPAFAHFGVGLIGGPGFGAWRELAVHTMTTNWVLAQDFEGFPLMYHWRVLPHPGQSLPEELADVEKAVAYWGGGSAVRRRIEAVRDSSASIALFLEYIPQNLHDWLGTQVKAGDEAAERACAMVERQLRAGTSFMNAHGLLHFDAHFQNILTDGERLFFADYGLAISSRFDLSEEEADFFAEHRSYDRCYSVTHLVIWLVTALYGYRGEERSAFVRACAEGVRPEGIPPRVAAILTRHAPLAAVMTDFYRRFQLESRQTPYPMAEIDGLGSSSIV from the coding sequence ATGTCGCGCGGTGCGCGGCTGGCGGCCCACTGTGCCGTCTCCACCGCGCTGGCCCTGCGCAGTGATCTCGAACTGCGCGACCTTCTGGATGCGGCGGAGCCGATGGGATCCGGCATCGGCGGGACATCGGCGCTGCTGGACATCGGCGGGACCCCGGTCTTCGTCAAGCGAATCCCGCTGAGCGATCTGGAGAGGCAGCCGGAGAACGTCCGGTCCACGGCGAACCTGTTCGGGCTGCCGGCCTTCGCACACTTCGGTGTCGGGCTCATCGGGGGGCCGGGCTTCGGGGCCTGGAGGGAACTGGCCGTGCACACCATGACGACGAACTGGGTGCTCGCGCAGGACTTCGAGGGCTTCCCGTTGATGTACCACTGGCGGGTCCTGCCGCACCCCGGGCAGTCGCTTCCCGAGGAACTGGCCGACGTAGAGAAGGCCGTCGCCTACTGGGGAGGCGGATCGGCGGTGCGCCGCCGGATCGAGGCCGTGCGCGATTCATCGGCGAGCATCGCACTCTTCCTGGAGTACATCCCGCAGAACCTGCACGACTGGCTGGGTACTCAGGTCAAAGCCGGTGACGAGGCGGCCGAGCGGGCCTGCGCCATGGTCGAACGGCAACTGCGGGCGGGGACCTCATTCATGAACGCCCACGGTCTCCTGCACTTCGATGCCCACTTCCAGAACATCCTGACCGACGGTGAGCGCCTGTTCTTCGCGGACTACGGCCTGGCGATCTCCTCCCGGTTCGACCTGTCCGAGGAGGAAGCCGACTTCTTCGCCGAACACCGGAGCTACGACCGCTGCTACTCCGTCACCCATCTGGTGATCTGGCTGGTCACCGCCCTCTACGGGTACCGGGGCGAGGAGCGCAGTGCGTTCGTGCGCGCGTGTGCCGAAGGGGTGCGCCCGGAGGGGATTCCACCGCGGGTCGCGGCGATCCTCACCCGCCACGCCCCGCTCGCCGCCGTGATGACGGACTTCTACCGCAGGTTCCAACTGGAGAGCAGGCAGACTCCGTATCCGATGGCGGAGATCGACGGGCTGGGCAGTTCGTCCATCGTCTGA
- a CDS encoding alpha/beta hydrolase family protein has translation MTINQNAKAATTTTLRALAIGAVAAACTVTAALPAQAAPAAPAPAPAHHARHLTLPAPTGPHQVGEVALHLVDRSRPDPWHPEQPQRQLMVSVFYPAARTAGHPEAPYMLPQAAAHFDSVTANDYLQLGLPTGRADWAGTDTHVAEGAPAARGSYPVVVYSPGLGEPRTWDTTLVADLASRGYVVVTVDNTYESPEVQFPDGSLATMTMPTDPDAFIRKALDVRVADTAFVLDQLQRLNRGQLPGAPADLAGRLDLSKVGMFGHSMGGTAAADAMAADHRIAAGLDMDGNLTNLDGSLMPVAQHGLDRPFLLMGKDGTTDTGPGWNAFEANTPGWTRQLTLKGSQHASFTDAEALLPQLLPRVGQSGQVRANDIGTINPALAIHTTEAYVAAFFDHTLRGSAAAGRLLDGPSAKYPAMEFVH, from the coding sequence ATGACGATCAATCAGAATGCCAAGGCCGCCACGACCACCACCCTGCGCGCCCTCGCCATCGGCGCCGTCGCCGCCGCCTGCACCGTGACCGCCGCACTCCCCGCCCAAGCAGCCCCGGCGGCCCCGGCGCCCGCCCCCGCCCACCACGCCCGCCACCTCACCCTCCCCGCCCCCACCGGCCCGCACCAGGTGGGGGAGGTGGCGCTGCACCTGGTGGACCGGTCGCGCCCCGATCCGTGGCACCCGGAGCAGCCGCAGCGCCAGCTGATGGTGAGCGTCTTCTACCCGGCCGCCCGCACCGCCGGGCACCCGGAGGCGCCGTACATGCTGCCGCAGGCGGCCGCGCACTTCGACTCCGTGACGGCGAACGACTACCTGCAGCTGGGCCTGCCGACCGGGCGGGCCGACTGGGCGGGCACCGACACCCACGTGGCCGAGGGCGCGCCTGCGGCGCGCGGGAGCTACCCGGTGGTCGTGTACTCGCCCGGGCTGGGGGAGCCGCGCACCTGGGACACCACGCTGGTGGCGGACCTGGCCAGCCGGGGCTACGTGGTGGTGACCGTCGACAACACCTACGAGTCCCCGGAGGTGCAGTTCCCGGACGGATCGCTGGCCACCATGACGATGCCGACCGACCCCGACGCCTTCATCCGCAAGGCGCTGGACGTGCGGGTCGCGGACACCGCCTTCGTGCTGGACCAGCTGCAGCGCCTGAACCGGGGTCAGCTGCCGGGCGCGCCGGCGGACCTGGCGGGCCGGCTCGACCTGTCGAAGGTCGGCATGTTCGGCCACTCGATGGGCGGCACGGCGGCCGCCGACGCGATGGCCGCCGACCACCGGATCGCCGCCGGCCTCGACATGGACGGCAACCTGACGAACCTGGACGGCTCGCTGATGCCGGTCGCCCAGCACGGCCTGGACCGGCCCTTCCTGCTGATGGGCAAGGACGGCACGACCGACACCGGCCCGGGCTGGAACGCCTTCGAGGCCAACACGCCGGGCTGGACCCGGCAGCTCACGCTGAAGGGCTCGCAGCACGCCAGTTTCACGGACGCCGAGGCGCTGCTCCCGCAACTGCTCCCGCGGGTGGGCCAGTCCGGGCAGGTGCGCGCGAACGACATCGGCACCATCAACCCGGCGCTCGCGATCCACACCACCGAGGCGTACGTGGCCGCCTTCTTCGACCACACCCTGCGCGGCTCCGCTGCCGCCGGCCGACTGCTCGACGGACCGTCAGCGAAGTACCCGGCCATGGAGTTCGTCCACTGA
- a CDS encoding lysophospholipid acyltransferase family protein: MLNRLASVVVPVFGTLTVSASSAVVPGSIIAANHTSLADPAIVLAALHRLDVHPAVLATAGLWRIPVLGPALRRERHIPVHRGTTRAAEALSGAMAALAAGRSVLIYGEGGLPHRQDSGEAPPERFRSGLARLAAATGAPVVPLGQAGARRLTSGSAAKQLAGLATGPLRRPRYHVHLGAAVRSADPGVLHAAVTAAWRSSVDELHGRVLR, encoded by the coding sequence ATGCTCAACCGCCTCGCTTCCGTCGTGGTGCCGGTGTTCGGCACGCTGACCGTCAGTGCCTCGTCCGCCGTCGTCCCCGGCAGCATCATCGCCGCCAACCACACCTCGCTGGCCGACCCGGCGATCGTGCTCGCCGCGCTGCACCGGCTGGACGTGCACCCGGCGGTGCTGGCCACCGCCGGCCTGTGGCGGATACCGGTGCTGGGGCCGGCGCTGCGGCGGGAGAGGCACATCCCCGTGCACCGGGGCACCACCCGGGCCGCCGAGGCACTGTCCGGGGCGATGGCCGCGCTGGCGGCGGGCCGGTCGGTGCTGATCTACGGCGAGGGCGGGCTGCCGCACCGTCAGGACTCCGGCGAGGCGCCGCCGGAGCGGTTCCGCAGCGGCCTGGCCCGGCTGGCCGCCGCCACCGGCGCGCCCGTGGTGCCGCTCGGCCAGGCCGGGGCGCGGCGGCTCACCTCGGGCTCGGCCGCCAAGCAGCTGGCCGGCCTGGCCACCGGCCCGCTGCGCCGCCCCCGCTACCACGTGCACCTGGGGGCGGCCGTCCGGTCGGCGGACCCGGGTGTGCTGCACGCCGCCGTCACCGCTGCCTGGCGCAGCTCAGTGGACGAACTCCATGGCCGGGTACTTCGCTGA
- a CDS encoding type 2 lanthipeptide synthetase LanM family protein yields the protein MSNERALPRPSRDGDATDDRSGDSQAAPLCDGSRCSRPEDERNIEAFRELVARRWGGRPPFARMPTEELDRRLSLITAEPEAAPGVEIEFEAFREAIRSLRTSGSGAPARWSANADRLAESLRPAAAVIDAAFELVTGMVRRFAGSAADPDLEPDPAGIAESFMASLGQEMEKLSRERFLGIVDGSGNRPGTDHATALGVIENHVARQLAGFDLLLRRLDGDLARLRDLTGRRHLVLSGVELAGDLHENGAVTILEFSGPDGSARVVYKPHGLQLDVALAGLLERLDAALPGTFPRVPITLARGSYGWQIHVSWRESDSAAQVREYYRRMGGLLALSFLLRVNDLHYENVVCDGTVPILVDPECMFGTAFEATSEDPDGQLETPVRTVLQTGLLPNLRRSKDGRPFDISALGAVGPRHRPVSRVFVEANAPVDPADDLTTDLWHLPALAGKTISVAAHPEDLIAGFTSAYDLFVRERETLSAADGPLAAFDECRTRLLLKPTWAYGTVVRRLIRESPRCALHREEILNALWSTRGSAFGPTAEIFRYERLAALHGYVPTFAHLVRGHDLLMADRALTGIFSVTGRDLVRARVLGLSERDKDVQVRLIRASLATLPREGEDVPRTGGNAAGAQPRTDSNLTDDHLTAAAAAIGALLGRSTLRTGNRSWWLSSRPVDPESRSLHQALPGLYDGTAGIALFTGYLHLLTGGAEETSRTAVRAMQDEAELLIGRNTLEDLDRYGALGVYEGLWGSVYAAACLGLGRGDERLLAWSAELCRALTPGIRRTSHWDLINGTSGVALVATRLALALGDDAFARAAEQAFSATEQQLTEVFENETVQAGMAHGLSGPALAFSWGSLLFEGQGYEKACEVVLSAERSQCYWDERGWHDALGGPSDSWQATKTEGWCRGAGGIGLARLAIPATLHDGLFADEIALARSVLEHRPVATGDLGLCHGETGTLEFLLAGAGDAGRAEAIRRRHGAMATEVLTSRRVVQELSTVPNPGLLPGFAGVGYALLRAAFPGRLPNVLTLEVPQAGSNGERS from the coding sequence GTGTCGAACGAGCGAGCGCTCCCGCGGCCATCGCGGGACGGTGACGCGACGGACGATCGAAGCGGCGACTCGCAGGCGGCGCCACTGTGCGACGGCTCCCGGTGCAGCCGCCCGGAGGACGAACGGAACATCGAGGCGTTCCGCGAACTGGTCGCGCGGCGCTGGGGCGGCCGGCCGCCGTTCGCGCGGATGCCCACCGAAGAGCTGGACCGGCGGCTGAGCCTGATCACCGCCGAACCGGAGGCCGCGCCCGGGGTCGAGATCGAGTTCGAGGCGTTCCGCGAGGCGATCCGCTCGCTGCGCACCAGCGGTTCGGGCGCCCCGGCCCGGTGGTCCGCGAACGCCGACCGGCTCGCCGAGTCGCTCAGGCCGGCGGCCGCCGTCATCGATGCGGCATTCGAGCTGGTGACGGGGATGGTCCGCCGGTTCGCCGGATCGGCAGCCGATCCCGACCTGGAACCGGATCCGGCCGGGATCGCGGAATCCTTCATGGCGAGCCTCGGTCAGGAGATGGAGAAGCTGTCGAGGGAGCGGTTCCTCGGCATCGTGGACGGATCGGGCAACCGGCCCGGGACCGACCACGCGACCGCCCTCGGCGTGATCGAGAACCATGTGGCCCGGCAACTGGCGGGGTTCGACCTGCTGCTGCGGCGACTCGACGGGGACCTGGCGCGGCTGCGCGACCTGACGGGGCGCCGGCACCTGGTGCTGAGCGGTGTGGAGCTGGCCGGCGACCTGCACGAGAACGGCGCGGTCACGATCCTGGAGTTCAGCGGCCCGGACGGGTCGGCCCGGGTGGTGTACAAGCCCCACGGACTCCAGCTCGATGTCGCCCTGGCCGGTCTCCTGGAACGCCTGGACGCGGCGCTGCCGGGCACCTTCCCACGAGTTCCCATCACCTTGGCCCGTGGTTCCTACGGCTGGCAGATCCATGTTTCCTGGCGTGAATCCGATTCGGCGGCGCAGGTCCGAGAATACTACCGGCGGATGGGCGGCCTGCTGGCACTCTCCTTTCTCCTGCGGGTGAACGACCTGCATTACGAGAATGTCGTGTGCGACGGCACCGTGCCGATTCTGGTGGATCCGGAATGCATGTTCGGAACGGCATTCGAAGCCACCTCGGAAGACCCCGACGGGCAACTCGAAACACCCGTCCGCACCGTGCTCCAGACCGGCCTCCTGCCGAATCTGCGCCGGTCGAAGGACGGCAGGCCCTTCGACATCTCCGCCCTGGGCGCCGTGGGTCCGCGCCATCGACCCGTGTCCCGGGTGTTCGTGGAGGCGAATGCGCCGGTCGATCCCGCCGACGACCTGACGACCGACTTGTGGCACCTCCCGGCGCTCGCCGGCAAAACGATCTCCGTGGCGGCCCACCCGGAGGACCTCATCGCCGGCTTCACCTCGGCCTACGACCTCTTCGTGCGGGAGCGCGAGACGCTGTCGGCGGCGGATGGCCCGCTGGCGGCATTCGACGAGTGCCGGACCCGCCTGCTGCTCAAACCGACCTGGGCCTACGGCACGGTGGTGCGACGCCTGATCCGGGAGTCCCCCCGGTGCGCCCTGCACCGCGAGGAGATCCTCAACGCCCTCTGGTCGACCCGCGGCTCCGCCTTCGGACCGACCGCCGAGATATTCCGCTACGAGCGCCTCGCCGCCCTCCACGGCTACGTCCCGACCTTCGCGCACCTGGTCCGCGGCCACGACCTGCTGATGGCCGACCGCGCGCTGACCGGCATCTTCTCGGTGACCGGCCGGGATCTCGTGCGAGCCAGGGTGCTGGGCCTCTCGGAGCGGGACAAGGACGTTCAGGTGAGGCTCATCAGGGCCTCGCTGGCGACGCTGCCCCGCGAGGGCGAGGACGTCCCGCGCACCGGCGGGAACGCCGCGGGCGCGCAGCCCCGGACCGACTCGAACCTGACGGACGATCACCTGACGGCGGCGGCAGCCGCCATCGGCGCCCTCCTCGGGCGGTCGACCCTGCGCACCGGCAACCGGTCGTGGTGGCTGTCCAGCCGCCCGGTCGATCCCGAGAGCAGGAGCCTGCACCAGGCGCTGCCGGGGCTGTACGACGGGACGGCGGGGATCGCCCTGTTCACGGGATACCTCCACCTCCTGACCGGTGGCGCCGAAGAGACCAGTCGGACGGCCGTGCGGGCGATGCAGGACGAGGCGGAGCTCCTGATCGGCCGGAACACCCTCGAAGACCTGGACCGCTACGGCGCGCTCGGTGTCTACGAGGGGCTGTGGGGCAGCGTCTACGCGGCCGCCTGCCTGGGACTGGGCCGAGGTGACGAACGCCTGCTCGCCTGGTCGGCGGAGCTCTGCCGGGCGCTGACCCCGGGAATCCGGCGGACCTCGCACTGGGACCTGATCAACGGCACGTCAGGAGTCGCCCTGGTGGCGACCCGGTTGGCGCTGGCACTGGGGGACGACGCCTTCGCCAGGGCCGCGGAGCAGGCCTTCTCCGCCACCGAACAGCAACTGACGGAGGTCTTCGAGAACGAGACGGTGCAGGCCGGCATGGCCCACGGCCTGTCCGGCCCGGCGCTCGCCTTCTCCTGGGGATCACTGCTGTTCGAGGGCCAGGGGTACGAGAAGGCCTGTGAGGTGGTGCTCAGCGCCGAACGCTCCCAGTGCTACTGGGACGAGCGCGGCTGGCACGACGCGCTCGGCGGGCCATCGGACAGCTGGCAGGCGACCAAGACGGAGGGCTGGTGCCGCGGCGCGGGCGGCATCGGCCTGGCCCGGCTGGCGATCCCCGCGACGCTGCACGACGGGCTCTTCGCGGACGAGATCGCGCTCGCCCGCAGCGTCCTGGAGCACCGGCCCGTGGCGACCGGTGATCTCGGCCTGTGCCACGGCGAGACGGGCACGCTCGAATTCCTGCTGGCCGGCGCCGGGGACGCGGGCCGGGCGGAGGCGATCCGCCGGCGCCACGGCGCGATGGCCACCGAGGTCCTGACCAGCCGCCGGGTGGTGCAGGAGCTGTCCACCGTGCCGAACCCGGGGCTCCTGCCGGGATTCGCGGGCGTGGGGTACGCACTGCTCCGCGCCGCGTTCCCCGGCCGGCTGCCGAACGTACTGACCCTGGAGGTTCCGCAGGCCGGATCGAACGGAGAGCGCTCGTGA